In a single window of the Desulfovibrio mangrovi genome:
- the nadB gene encoding L-aspartate oxidase codes for MSTYRHTTPVLIIGSGIAGCTTALSLADSGIECTLITTGEKLDGGNSALAQGGIVYKAEEGDPRLLEKDILTAGHNYNYKAAVRYLCTRGPESVKRILVDRLHIPFARSKDDCECEWDLTREGGHGVPRILHCADYTGRAIMDGLIAAVTAHPNITVLPNRTAVDLLTSHHHARDLEFRYQLNNQCVGAYVFNEQLKRVETVLANFTVLATGGVGQIYLHTTNSTSSIGSGLAMAYRAGARIHNAEYVQFHPTALYHRSDRRFLITEAMRGEGARLVDGNGVPFMQNHDARADLAPRDIVARAIVEEMLKRGDDCVYLDTSEVKHDLATRFPTIFKRCLALGIDIRTQPIPVVPAAHYFCGGILADYRGRTTVERLYAVGECNCTGVHGANRLASTSLLEALLWGHSSAEDIGKRITRKLSKRLRDSMPDWEPTGEEHNDDPALIAQDWARVRHTMWNYVGITRTSSRLSRAVEDMRELSKNVHDFYKRTPLSKRLIDLFHGCQAAYVITLAAKRNKVSTGCHYRVD; via the coding sequence ATGTCCACATATCGTCACACAACCCCCGTGCTCATCATCGGTTCCGGCATTGCCGGCTGCACCACAGCGCTGTCGCTGGCCGACAGCGGCATTGAGTGCACTCTTATCACGACCGGCGAAAAGCTTGACGGAGGGAACTCCGCCCTTGCACAGGGCGGCATCGTGTACAAGGCGGAAGAAGGCGACCCGCGCCTCCTTGAAAAAGACATCCTCACCGCAGGACACAACTACAACTACAAGGCTGCCGTACGCTACCTGTGCACGCGCGGCCCGGAATCCGTCAAACGGATTCTCGTGGACCGTCTGCATATCCCCTTCGCCCGCAGCAAGGATGATTGCGAATGCGAGTGGGACCTCACCCGCGAAGGCGGCCATGGCGTTCCCCGCATTCTCCATTGTGCGGACTACACCGGCCGGGCCATCATGGATGGCCTTATCGCTGCGGTGACCGCGCACCCCAACATCACGGTGCTGCCCAACCGCACCGCCGTAGACCTGCTGACCAGCCACCATCACGCGCGCGACCTCGAGTTCCGCTACCAGCTCAACAATCAGTGCGTGGGAGCATATGTCTTCAACGAACAGCTCAAGCGCGTGGAAACGGTTCTTGCCAACTTTACCGTGCTGGCAACGGGCGGTGTCGGGCAGATATACCTGCACACCACCAACAGCACCTCATCCATCGGTTCCGGCCTTGCCATGGCGTACAGAGCCGGCGCCCGCATACACAATGCGGAATACGTGCAATTTCACCCCACCGCCCTGTATCACCGTTCCGACAGACGCTTCCTCATCACGGAGGCCATGCGCGGCGAAGGCGCCCGTCTTGTGGACGGCAACGGCGTCCCCTTCATGCAGAACCACGATGCCCGCGCAGACCTTGCGCCGCGAGACATCGTGGCCCGCGCCATTGTGGAAGAGATGCTCAAGCGCGGGGACGATTGCGTCTACCTGGATACCAGCGAGGTCAAGCATGACCTTGCCACCCGTTTCCCCACCATCTTCAAGCGTTGCCTTGCTCTCGGAATAGACATCCGCACCCAGCCCATTCCCGTGGTTCCCGCTGCGCATTACTTCTGCGGAGGCATTCTGGCAGACTACAGAGGGCGCACCACCGTTGAACGTCTCTATGCCGTGGGTGAATGCAACTGTACCGGCGTGCATGGCGCAAACCGGCTTGCCTCCACGTCCCTGCTGGAAGCGCTGCTGTGGGGCCATTCCTCCGCCGAAGACATCGGCAAACGCATCACGCGCAAGCTCAGCAAACGGCTCAGGGACTCCATGCCGGACTGGGAACCAACAGGCGAAGAACACAATGACGATCCCGCCCTTATTGCGCAGGACTGGGCTCGCGTTCGCCATACCATGTGGAACTATGTCGGCATTACCCGGACATCCAGCCGTCTGAGCAGAGCGGTTGAGGATATGCGCGAACTCTCCAAGAACGTACACGACTTCTACAAGCGCACCCCGCTATCCAAACGACTCATAGACCTTTTCCACGGCTGTCAGGCCGCCTATGTCATCACCCTTGCCGCCAAGCGCAACAAGGTGAGCACGGGCTGTCACTACCGCGTGGATTAA
- a CDS encoding MFS transporter — translation MEEERAFQRATLFVVCVAHFLMPFMMSAVGIALPTMGREFHATAMQMGLVETVYVLSASIFLLSMGRLADMHGRRRLFQLGIALFTVMAGFLAFAWSAEAVIALRFLQGIGGSMVMATSMAMVVNAFPANVRGRALGIAVSSVYAGISCGPFIGGVIVSHWSWRAVFLLCVPLGLAAFLLTTFRLRLEKVTSGKEPFDWKGSIIYATSILVLILGASNLDIGPWAYVSLAIGGIGLVLFVRFESRQPYPLLPVGLFRGNRIFAFSNLAALLNYAATFGVAFFVSLYLQYIKGMTPAQAGTVLMIQSVVQAALSPFCGRLADRYPAANVATLGMILCVAGLALAATVGETTPLWHLYVMLVLLGGGFALFSSPNTTVIMGSIEPAHLGVASGLVASMRTLGMMSSMTIITVVFSMLLGGHAITVETYPAFLRSMQLGLSIFAGLCCLGVFCSLGRLGRKEDVQQAA, via the coding sequence GTGGAAGAAGAGAGAGCATTTCAACGAGCCACATTGTTTGTTGTATGTGTGGCGCATTTTCTCATGCCCTTCATGATGTCGGCTGTTGGTATCGCGCTGCCGACCATGGGGCGTGAGTTTCACGCGACAGCCATGCAGATGGGACTGGTGGAGACGGTCTATGTTCTTTCGGCCTCCATCTTTCTTTTGTCCATGGGCAGGCTTGCAGATATGCATGGGCGTCGCCGGTTGTTTCAGCTTGGTATAGCGCTGTTCACGGTCATGGCCGGATTCCTTGCCTTTGCGTGGTCTGCGGAAGCTGTCATTGCACTGCGGTTTCTGCAGGGAATCGGCGGTTCCATGGTCATGGCTACCTCCATGGCAATGGTGGTGAATGCGTTTCCGGCAAATGTGCGGGGGCGGGCCCTGGGTATTGCGGTATCCAGTGTGTATGCAGGCATTTCCTGCGGTCCTTTCATTGGTGGGGTCATCGTCAGCCATTGGAGCTGGCGGGCCGTGTTCCTGTTGTGCGTCCCTCTCGGACTGGCAGCCTTTCTGCTCACCACCTTCCGCTTGCGGCTTGAAAAGGTGACATCCGGAAAAGAACCTTTCGACTGGAAAGGCAGCATTATCTATGCAACCTCAATACTTGTGCTGATTCTCGGAGCGTCCAACCTTGATATCGGCCCGTGGGCTTATGTGTCGCTGGCTATCGGTGGGATAGGGCTGGTCCTATTTGTCCGTTTCGAATCGCGTCAGCCGTATCCCTTGCTTCCGGTTGGACTGTTCCGGGGAAACCGTATTTTTGCCTTCAGCAACCTTGCGGCGTTGCTGAACTATGCTGCAACGTTTGGGGTTGCATTCTTTGTGAGTCTGTATCTGCAGTACATCAAGGGGATGACTCCGGCGCAGGCAGGAACGGTGCTGATGATTCAGTCCGTTGTTCAGGCGGCTCTTTCTCCGTTCTGCGGCAGACTGGCAGACAGGTATCCTGCCGCCAATGTTGCAACACTCGGCATGATTCTGTGTGTTGCCGGACTTGCACTCGCGGCGACTGTGGGAGAGACGACTCCACTTTGGCATCTGTATGTCATGCTGGTTTTGCTGGGGGGAGGGTTTGCCCTGTTCTCATCGCCGAATACCACAGTTATCATGGGCAGCATTGAGCCTGCCCACCTTGGTGTTGCCTCGGGACTTGTTGCCAGCATGCGGACTTTGGGCATGATGAGCAGCATGACCATCATTACGGTTGTTTTCTCCATGCTTCTCGGCGGGCATGCCATTACGGTTGAGACATACCCTGCGTTTTTGCGGAGCATGCAGTTAGGCTTGAGCATCTTTGCGGGGCTTTGCTGTCTTGGTGTCTTCTGCTCGCTGGGCAGGCTCGGGAGGAAGGAAGACGTGCAACAGGCCGCGTGA
- the nadC gene encoding carboxylating nicotinate-nucleotide diphosphorylase, translating into MNIEKFSSFFTGDALLFMEEAIDLALREDGRDLTSEGVFPPDHRLSAKIIAKEDTLVAGLPIIPLVMERCGTGEWSWQAFADDGDLVADRTVVATIEAGAARLLKAERIILNFITHMSGIANLTRRYVQQLEGTGTRLLDTRKTLPGLRYPEKYAVLVGGGINHRKNLEEMLMLKDNHVDLAGGITPAVTRLRATYSPCPPIEVECRTLTDVQEAVLCKVERIMLDNMDIPQMREALEIIPDSIETEVSGGVTLDTIRTLASASPKGPDFISVGRLTHSAPIADFSMLVQ; encoded by the coding sequence ATGAATATTGAAAAATTTTCCAGCTTCTTCACAGGTGACGCCCTTCTGTTTATGGAAGAAGCCATTGATCTGGCTCTTCGCGAAGACGGTCGCGACCTTACCTCCGAGGGTGTCTTCCCGCCGGACCATCGCCTCAGCGCCAAAATCATAGCCAAAGAAGACACGCTGGTGGCAGGTTTACCCATAATCCCACTGGTCATGGAACGATGCGGCACAGGGGAATGGTCGTGGCAGGCTTTTGCAGATGACGGCGACCTTGTGGCAGACAGAACCGTTGTTGCCACCATCGAAGCAGGGGCAGCGCGCCTGCTCAAAGCGGAACGCATCATCCTTAACTTCATCACGCACATGTCCGGTATTGCCAACCTCACCCGCCGCTATGTGCAGCAACTTGAAGGCACCGGCACCCGCCTTCTGGACACACGCAAGACCCTGCCTGGGCTACGTTATCCGGAAAAATATGCGGTTCTGGTAGGCGGAGGTATAAACCACCGCAAAAACCTTGAAGAAATGCTCATGCTCAAGGACAATCACGTAGATCTGGCAGGCGGCATCACGCCGGCCGTCACGAGACTGCGTGCAACCTACTCCCCCTGTCCTCCCATAGAAGTGGAATGCAGAACCCTGACCGATGTACAGGAAGCGGTTCTCTGCAAGGTGGAGCGCATCATGCTGGACAACATGGACATTCCGCAAATGCGTGAGGCACTTGAGATAATTCCAGACTCCATTGAGACGGAAGTAAGCGGCGGCGTTACGCTGGACACCATTCGCACCCTTGCCAGCGCCTCGCCCAAGGGACCGGACTTCATTTCCGTGGGCAGACTGACCCACTCCGCCCCCATCGCAGACTTCAGCATGCTTGTTCAATAG
- a CDS encoding queuosine precursor transporter, giving the protein MNEVLWLGFAVIDLIITLAVYRLFGKSGLFGLIVFNLLLCNIQVLKTVEIFGMTTTLGNILYAGVFLATDILGEFHGKQEAKKGVLLGFVTLLMATLYMQVALKFIPAHNDFAQPLLEGIFGFLPRLAFASMAAYLISQLHDVWAYHFWMRTTNGRALWLRNNASTLVSQLLDSTIFCLLAFWGEYPTEILIEITVTTYIFKSIVALMDTPFIYLAGRIRPQEAECTA; this is encoded by the coding sequence GTGAATGAAGTTTTGTGGTTAGGCTTTGCAGTCATAGACCTCATCATAACCCTTGCCGTGTACCGTTTATTCGGCAAGAGCGGCCTGTTCGGCCTGATCGTCTTCAACCTGCTGCTGTGCAATATTCAAGTCCTGAAAACGGTCGAAATTTTCGGCATGACCACCACCCTCGGCAACATTCTTTACGCCGGGGTATTTCTTGCCACCGACATTCTGGGCGAGTTCCATGGAAAACAGGAGGCAAAGAAAGGCGTTCTGCTCGGCTTTGTCACCCTGCTGATGGCTACCCTGTACATGCAGGTTGCCCTGAAGTTCATTCCTGCCCATAACGATTTTGCCCAGCCCCTGCTTGAAGGCATCTTCGGCTTCCTGCCCAGACTGGCCTTCGCCTCCATGGCAGCCTATCTGATCTCACAGTTGCATGACGTATGGGCCTACCACTTCTGGATGCGCACAACCAACGGACGGGCTCTGTGGCTTCGTAATAACGCCTCCACCCTTGTCTCCCAGTTGCTCGACTCGACCATATTCTGCCTGCTGGCCTTCTGGGGCGAATACCCCACCGAAATACTCATCGAGATTACGGTTACGACCTACATCTTCAAAAGCATTGTAGCCCTCATGGATACTCCTTTCATCTATCTTGCCGGCCGCATACGCCCGCAGGAAGCCGAGTGCACAGCCTAG
- a CDS encoding GGDEF domain-containing protein, with protein MRGTSKNIMWGLGLLPEDEALIRSVGNAEFTLISLPIGTIPDAEAMDRDEPSIIWISKSAWDALKVMPTTTTRHLDITPRVLLLGGEYSMLELEEALDNGFTDVIKPPLTESRIKDVLLRTAETHNLYHDIMRMTREICLERELLERKNDILSFIVSFLSRATESLEPEEILQSAQEELATLLPVAAIGGICWVPGTGRDLDATLYISTQEEHPAHNEWKELLLGGAEKLTGKRVSAYATELLSPIDATGHLMPESGKVAILPLKTAGETFGAVALLTRTELHLGKDQVQVLKSAMKHLALALRNAMLYKQMKLHADLDGLTLVHNRRHFDKRLNEELERHARYNQPLSLLMLDIDHFKMINDTHGHQAGDTVLKELAALLRNTLRNTDYVSRYGGEEFTVILPHTQEQDAAQLAERLRLKIAEYTFMHDSTSIPVTISVGLAANADNHLESADLIAEADKALYRAKEQGRNRVCTSDRCFRRLASVAS; from the coding sequence ATGCGCGGTACTAGCAAAAACATAATGTGGGGCCTCGGCTTATTGCCAGAAGACGAAGCCCTCATTCGCTCGGTTGGCAACGCCGAGTTCACACTCATTTCGTTGCCCATAGGAACCATTCCGGATGCTGAAGCCATGGATCGGGACGAGCCCAGCATCATCTGGATTTCCAAATCCGCGTGGGATGCCCTGAAGGTCATGCCCACCACGACCACTCGCCATCTGGACATCACGCCCCGGGTCTTGCTGCTTGGCGGTGAGTACAGCATGCTTGAACTGGAAGAAGCGCTTGATAACGGCTTCACGGACGTCATCAAGCCGCCACTGACAGAATCACGCATCAAAGACGTGCTGCTGCGCACCGCAGAGACGCACAACCTCTATCACGACATCATGCGCATGACGCGTGAAATCTGCCTTGAGCGTGAGCTGCTTGAACGCAAAAACGACATTCTGTCATTCATCGTGTCCTTCCTTTCCCGCGCCACTGAAAGCCTTGAGCCGGAAGAGATTCTGCAAAGCGCTCAGGAGGAACTGGCCACTCTGCTTCCCGTCGCCGCAATAGGCGGCATATGCTGGGTTCCGGGTACAGGGCGCGACCTTGATGCGACACTGTATATTTCTACGCAGGAAGAACACCCTGCACATAACGAATGGAAAGAACTGCTGCTCGGCGGAGCGGAAAAGCTGACCGGCAAGCGGGTCAGTGCCTACGCCACAGAGCTGCTTTCTCCCATTGATGCTACCGGCCATCTCATGCCGGAATCCGGCAAGGTGGCCATTCTGCCCCTGAAAACCGCCGGAGAAACATTCGGTGCGGTAGCCTTGCTTACCCGCACTGAGCTGCATCTTGGCAAGGACCAGGTTCAGGTTCTCAAGTCGGCCATGAAGCATCTTGCTCTGGCGCTGCGAAACGCCATGCTCTACAAGCAGATGAAGCTGCATGCCGACCTCGACGGCCTGACGCTCGTGCATAACAGACGGCATTTTGACAAACGCCTTAATGAGGAGCTTGAAAGACACGCTCGCTACAACCAGCCTCTTTCCTTGCTCATGCTGGATATTGACCATTTCAAGATGATTAACGACACGCATGGGCATCAGGCTGGCGATACGGTGCTTAAGGAGCTGGCGGCCCTGCTTCGCAACACCCTGCGCAATACGGACTATGTATCACGGTATGGCGGCGAGGAGTTTACGGTTATCCTGCCGCATACGCAGGAACAGGATGCCGCTCAGTTGGCGGAACGCCTGCGACTCAAGATTGCGGAATACACCTTCATGCACGACTCCACGAGCATTCCTGTAACAATCAGCGTGGGGCTTGCTGCCAACGCGGACAACCACTTGGAGTCTGCCGACCTGATTGCAGAAGCCGACAAGGCACTGTATCGGGCCAAGGAACAGGGCCGTAACCGTGTCTGCACCTCTGATCGCTGTTTCAGAAGGCTTGCCTCTGTCGCCTCATGA
- the nadA gene encoding quinolinate synthase NadA, translating into MTTHSEIISRIRSEMGDSLVIMGHHYQNDSVIRHVDLKGDSLELARKVESVQAEHIVFCGVYFMGESAALLAREGQKVYLPEPDANCVMSQMAPAARVDKVLNRLAESGRTIVPLTYVNSSVGVKAVCGKHGGSVCTSANAETMMRWAMDRGDAILFIPDKNLARNTANRLGIPEADWHMLNITKEGNAVDTTAAESARLLLWPGLCAIHARFNLRQIQTARETHAGIRVVVHPECSPEVVAAADAAGSTSFIINYVKQAEEGAAIAIGTEINLVERLAKEYAGRKTIVPLLESSCSHMASVTEDKLSITLQEVQNGTADPVRIPIGFTDHARVALERMLKACA; encoded by the coding sequence ATGACCACACATTCCGAGATCATCAGCCGCATTCGCTCAGAAATGGGCGACTCTCTCGTCATCATGGGCCACCATTACCAAAACGACAGCGTCATCCGGCACGTGGACCTCAAGGGCGACTCTCTAGAGCTGGCCCGCAAAGTCGAATCCGTTCAGGCTGAGCATATCGTTTTCTGCGGCGTCTATTTCATGGGCGAATCAGCCGCCCTGCTCGCCCGGGAAGGCCAGAAGGTCTATCTGCCGGAGCCCGATGCCAACTGCGTCATGTCCCAGATGGCTCCCGCAGCCCGCGTGGACAAAGTCCTTAACCGCCTTGCCGAATCCGGCCGCACCATTGTGCCGCTGACGTACGTCAACTCCTCCGTGGGTGTGAAGGCAGTCTGCGGCAAGCATGGCGGCTCCGTGTGCACCTCCGCCAATGCGGAGACCATGATGCGCTGGGCCATGGACCGCGGCGATGCCATACTCTTCATTCCGGACAAGAATCTTGCCCGCAACACGGCAAACCGACTGGGAATTCCCGAAGCAGACTGGCACATGCTCAATATCACCAAAGAAGGTAACGCGGTGGATACCACGGCCGCCGAATCTGCCCGCCTTCTGCTCTGGCCGGGCCTGTGTGCCATCCATGCCCGCTTCAACCTGCGCCAGATTCAAACCGCCCGCGAAACCCATGCTGGCATACGCGTGGTGGTGCACCCCGAGTGCTCACCAGAAGTCGTTGCCGCAGCCGATGCCGCAGGATCAACCTCCTTCATTATCAACTACGTGAAGCAGGCTGAGGAAGGGGCTGCCATAGCCATCGGAACCGAGATCAACCTTGTGGAAAGACTCGCCAAGGAATACGCAGGTCGCAAGACCATCGTGCCGCTGCTGGAAAGCAGCTGTTCCCACATGGCCAGCGTTACCGAAGACAAACTCTCCATTACCCTGCAGGAAGTGCAGAACGGCACTGCGGACCCCGTCCGCATTCCCATCGGCTTTACAGACCACGCCCGCGTTGCGCTGGAACGCATGCTCAAGGCCTGCGCTTAG
- the mgtE gene encoding magnesium transporter codes for MTDTPKNTPTEPEVTPDVAPEKLPEGASSVASGGPDDSSDSPSGATVHVVDCRDEVAVLSAEEFAHPADAAEHIQNLTLEKQVCMMRRLTAEDAAEALAEMEERVQTDILQNLDPDVAAKILGEMSPDDAADVLSELDSVHRDKLLEFVEAEDAEEIRTLLSFDEDTAGGIMNTEIIILSDHLTADQAIMHIRREMEDKEIPYYAYIVDEKQRLVGVLSLRDLLLCRPGSILKNELSDQSLISVLFDVDREEVAHTLARYDFMALPVVDYEGRLLGVVTYDDIIDIIHDEASEDMLGMVGAGQDETVDTPWLESVKVRLPWLLVNMFNSAISACVVYMFEGSIASMAILAVLMPIVANQAGNTGQQALAVMIRQLAVEKFDRKKSWVAVLREAKIGLLSGLIIGIVVMLAVFGFTHNLKLAQVMSVALAMDMLLGALAGASIPLILKELGRDPAQASSIFLTTLTDGAGFFIFLGLASLILF; via the coding sequence ATGACCGATACGCCCAAGAATACTCCCACAGAACCTGAAGTAACGCCAGATGTTGCTCCTGAAAAGCTCCCCGAGGGGGCTTCTTCTGTTGCATCCGGAGGACCGGACGATAGTTCGGATTCCCCTTCCGGTGCCACTGTACATGTTGTCGACTGCCGTGACGAGGTAGCTGTTCTTTCCGCCGAAGAGTTCGCCCACCCCGCGGACGCTGCAGAGCATATCCAGAATCTTACGCTGGAAAAACAGGTCTGCATGATGCGTCGTCTGACCGCGGAAGACGCCGCGGAAGCGCTCGCCGAGATGGAAGAGCGCGTACAGACAGACATTCTGCAGAACCTTGATCCCGACGTTGCCGCCAAGATTCTTGGCGAAATGTCTCCTGACGACGCGGCAGACGTTCTGAGTGAACTCGACAGCGTTCACCGAGACAAGCTGCTCGAATTCGTTGAAGCCGAGGATGCCGAAGAAATCCGCACGCTGCTGTCCTTTGACGAGGACACAGCCGGCGGTATCATGAACACGGAAATCATCATCCTCAGCGACCATCTTACCGCGGATCAGGCCATCATGCATATCCGCAGGGAGATGGAAGACAAGGAAATTCCCTACTACGCCTATATCGTTGACGAGAAGCAGCGTCTGGTCGGCGTGCTTTCCCTGCGCGACCTTCTGCTGTGCCGTCCTGGCTCCATCCTTAAAAACGAGCTTTCCGACCAGAGCCTTATCTCCGTCCTTTTTGACGTGGACAGGGAAGAGGTTGCGCATACCCTTGCCCGTTACGACTTCATGGCCCTGCCTGTTGTGGATTACGAAGGACGCCTTCTCGGTGTCGTAACCTATGACGACATCATTGATATCATTCATGACGAGGCATCGGAAGACATGCTCGGCATGGTGGGTGCAGGTCAGGACGAGACCGTGGATACGCCATGGCTGGAATCCGTGAAGGTTCGTCTGCCGTGGCTGCTGGTGAACATGTTCAACTCGGCCATTTCCGCCTGTGTTGTATACATGTTTGAAGGTTCCATCGCATCCATGGCTATCCTTGCCGTGCTTATGCCCATTGTCGCCAATCAGGCAGGGAACACCGGGCAGCAGGCTCTGGCGGTTATGATCCGGCAGCTTGCAGTGGAGAAATTCGACCGTAAGAAGTCTTGGGTTGCCGTGTTGCGAGAAGCCAAGATCGGCCTTTTGAGCGGTTTGATCATCGGCATTGTGGTTATGCTGGCGGTATTCGGCTTTACCCATAACCTGAAATTGGCTCAGGTCATGTCCGTGGCGCTGGCCATGGATATGCTGCTGGGGGCATTGGCCGGTGCTTCCATTCCGCTTATTCTCAAGGAACTGGGACGTGACCCCGCGCAGGCTTCAAGCATCTTTCTGACGACGCTCACGGATGGTGCCGGTTTCTTCATATTCCTCGGTTTGGCATCTCTGATTCTGTTTTAG